A single genomic interval of Stieleria maiorica harbors:
- a CDS encoding FHA domain-containing protein — MKIVLEIVEGAGFARKRSLRAPAVLVVGRGEASDWMHPDDPTMSARHFEVSVQFDGCTVTDLNSTNGTLVDGQKISRQPITDGIKIKAGSTVFRVFILQPASGTSRTTDFPAPQNDLPAEPPPRHKSPVVASNPSKPHLSNSVGQVLRQTDVISPTNPTRVDAADERAAYDGSGPSAHRPKTGAVIEVVSEFGRGRKSILRPGQSVTVGRTENSDFAIADPKLSATHFSLADGRSGWQLTDLGSGTGTAVNGVKKSTTVVRTGDRIVAGQTEFLVTIGESAPSSGQRGGFGQSFQEGVRDNDPHVRRAAIHAAAWCREAWLLDFCRECACDPSPDQWDALEMLSILGLPIDLDLIRSLIGHSDLGPGRFEWLASYGHPAVLPDLFDAMRSDDLAVVVVAGSAFSRITGWEFGSEDVATLQDDDFMLPDVQRAQQEWDRHCGQFASGTRYHQGIETSGAPTPELLQQLDMRSRWEACLRGKYEGTWNGSPFDLQRYSLHELLQVQG; from the coding sequence ATGAAAATCGTTCTCGAAATCGTGGAGGGTGCCGGCTTCGCCCGTAAACGATCGCTTCGCGCTCCCGCCGTGTTGGTGGTCGGTCGAGGCGAAGCGTCCGATTGGATGCATCCCGATGACCCGACGATGTCGGCGCGTCACTTCGAAGTGTCGGTGCAGTTCGACGGTTGCACCGTGACGGACTTGAACAGCACCAACGGCACGCTCGTCGACGGCCAGAAGATCTCACGCCAACCCATCACCGATGGAATCAAGATAAAAGCCGGTTCAACGGTTTTTCGTGTCTTCATCTTACAGCCGGCTTCGGGCACGTCGCGGACCACCGATTTCCCGGCGCCCCAAAACGATCTTCCGGCGGAACCGCCGCCGCGGCACAAATCCCCAGTCGTTGCCTCCAATCCATCGAAGCCCCATCTCTCCAACTCCGTCGGACAGGTTCTGCGACAAACCGATGTGATCAGCCCGACGAACCCCACACGGGTAGATGCCGCAGACGAACGCGCGGCGTACGACGGTTCCGGTCCCTCGGCACATCGGCCCAAAACCGGCGCCGTGATTGAAGTCGTCTCGGAATTCGGTCGCGGCCGAAAATCGATTCTGCGTCCCGGCCAAAGCGTCACCGTCGGCCGAACCGAAAACTCTGATTTTGCGATCGCAGACCCGAAGCTTTCGGCGACTCATTTCTCGCTCGCCGATGGACGATCGGGTTGGCAGCTGACGGACCTTGGTAGCGGAACAGGCACAGCGGTCAACGGTGTCAAGAAGTCGACCACCGTGGTGCGTACTGGCGACCGGATCGTGGCCGGGCAAACCGAGTTCCTGGTCACGATCGGTGAATCCGCCCCATCGAGTGGACAGCGAGGTGGCTTCGGCCAATCGTTTCAGGAAGGTGTCCGCGACAACGACCCGCACGTCCGTCGGGCCGCGATCCACGCCGCCGCGTGGTGCCGCGAAGCTTGGCTCTTGGACTTCTGTCGCGAATGCGCGTGTGACCCCAGTCCTGATCAATGGGATGCGCTCGAGATGCTTTCCATCCTGGGATTGCCAATCGATCTCGACTTGATTCGCAGTTTGATTGGTCATTCGGATTTAGGCCCGGGGCGTTTTGAATGGCTCGCATCATACGGGCACCCCGCCGTCCTGCCCGATTTATTCGATGCCATGCGGAGCGATGACCTGGCGGTTGTCGTTGTGGCCGGCTCCGCGTTTTCGCGGATCACCGGTTGGGAGTTCGGTTCGGAGGATGTCGCGACACTACAGGACGACGATTTCATGCTTCCCGATGTTCAGCGAGCTCAACAGGAATGGGATCGCCATTGCGGGCAATTCGCCTCCGGGACGCGGTATCACCAGGGGATCGAAACGAGTGGGGCTCCGACGCCGGAGTTGCTTCAGCAGCTTGATATGCGTTCGCGCTGGGAAGCCTGCTTGCGTGGCAAGTACGAGGGCACCTGGAACGGCAGCCCGTTTGACCTGCAGCGGTACTCACTCCATGAACTTCTTCAAGTCCAAGGTTGA